A window of the Rhodoferax sp. GW822-FHT02A01 genome harbors these coding sequences:
- a CDS encoding twin-arginine translocation signal domain-containing protein produces the protein MYMFTKDPRAEAAMPAMAAIGRLSRRSFLQAAAAAGALTVMGRAAAAPPAMKFVGASEAAVLQRLMEVTLPLSGSDLLPLSQVAVLPTLDGALLATMPPHILAGLKGGIGYWNDGPRAQFNRPFVDLNDEEAVRFCDAWANGSEVPQRALSVGLKKLIALAYFANPPTWAPLGYDGPNTRKRNIPSLGNAALPRS, from the coding sequence ATGTACATGTTCACCAAAGACCCGCGGGCAGAGGCTGCCATGCCGGCAATGGCCGCCATTGGCCGCCTCTCGCGCAGAAGCTTTCTGCAAGCAGCCGCTGCAGCGGGCGCCCTCACGGTGATGGGCCGCGCTGCCGCAGCACCACCGGCCATGAAGTTCGTAGGCGCATCGGAAGCTGCCGTGCTGCAACGCCTGATGGAGGTAACGCTGCCACTGTCGGGTAGCGACCTGCTGCCGCTGTCGCAGGTTGCGGTGCTGCCCACACTCGACGGCGCGCTGCTAGCCACCATGCCGCCGCACATCCTGGCCGGCCTCAAGGGCGGCATCGGGTACTGGAACGACGGACCGCGCGCCCAGTTCAACCGCCCCTTCGTGGACTTGAACGATGAAGAGGCCGTGCGCTTTTGCGATGCCTGGGCCAATGGATCCGAGGTACCGCAACGCGCGCTGAGCGTCGGGCTCAAGAAGCTCATTGCGCTGGCCTATTTTGCGAACCCGCCTACCTGGGCACCGCTGGGCTACGACGGCCCCAACACGCGCAAGCGCAACATCCCCTCGCTGGGCAACGCCGCTCTTCCCCGCAGCTAA
- a CDS encoding GMC family oxidoreductase: MSKKIIPVKQPKHGLQVTQASDIQAGSTLKLQADAVVVGSGAGGAITAYELAKSGKKVIVLEAGPYVPSEKFTEMLAISMGTMYADAGGQSNTTGDISILQGACVGGSTVVNAALCFRTPDYYLHRWGKEHGLTNLKPETMRPYFEKVEQHLGIKAVGPNETSAGAELIGKGLKKMKLPLGRARRNVKECVQSGFCFAGCASDRKQSMLVTYLPWAVAYGATIYSDTRAVEVLAESGRATGIRAEVMDPATGKVKAQLQVDAPIVVLAAGPVQTPILLQRSGLANSSGQVGKNFACHPTLSVTAVFDKEVNDFHGATHSLYMDRNTLPEEGGYLLLNAVQDPVEASFQVEPGTGKPYVAYMSKYKNTIRLISLIHDKNNGEVVWENGVKKINYDVDDEDFESMKKGLATTCKVLFASGANKVYIPSSQHLEINRMEDVDAAVASLKNERARYRYTSFHPQGTCRMGADPKKSVVNPYGETHDIKSLYIADASLLPTSIGYNPSETVYALAHYISDHIVKA, translated from the coding sequence GTGTCCAAAAAAATCATTCCCGTCAAGCAACCCAAACATGGCCTGCAGGTGACGCAGGCTAGCGACATCCAGGCCGGCAGCACCTTGAAACTGCAGGCGGACGCCGTTGTCGTCGGCTCCGGTGCCGGTGGTGCCATCACGGCCTATGAGCTGGCCAAGAGCGGCAAGAAGGTGATCGTGCTCGAAGCCGGCCCTTACGTGCCATCCGAGAAATTTACCGAAATGTTGGCCATCAGCATGGGCACCATGTATGCCGACGCGGGCGGCCAGTCCAACACCACCGGAGACATCTCCATATTGCAGGGCGCCTGCGTGGGTGGTTCCACCGTGGTCAATGCCGCGCTGTGCTTTCGCACACCCGACTACTACCTGCACCGCTGGGGCAAGGAGCATGGGCTGACCAACCTCAAACCCGAAACCATGCGCCCCTATTTTGAAAAGGTCGAGCAGCATCTGGGCATCAAGGCCGTGGGCCCCAACGAGACCAGCGCAGGCGCGGAGCTCATTGGCAAGGGCCTGAAAAAGATGAAGCTGCCCCTGGGCCGCGCACGCCGCAACGTGAAGGAGTGCGTGCAAAGCGGCTTTTGCTTTGCAGGGTGTGCGTCCGACCGCAAGCAATCCATGCTGGTGACCTATCTGCCCTGGGCCGTCGCCTATGGGGCAACCATCTACTCCGACACCCGGGCTGTGGAAGTGCTTGCCGAATCGGGGCGCGCCACCGGCATTCGCGCAGAGGTGATGGACCCGGCGACCGGAAAGGTGAAAGCCCAGCTCCAGGTGGATGCGCCCATCGTCGTGCTGGCAGCGGGCCCGGTGCAAACGCCCATCCTGCTGCAACGCAGTGGCTTGGCCAACAGCAGCGGACAAGTGGGCAAGAACTTCGCCTGTCACCCCACCCTGTCGGTGACTGCCGTGTTTGACAAGGAAGTCAACGACTTCCATGGCGCGACCCACTCGCTGTACATGGACCGCAATACCCTGCCCGAGGAAGGCGGCTACCTGCTCCTCAACGCGGTGCAGGACCCCGTAGAGGCCAGCTTCCAGGTGGAGCCGGGCACGGGCAAGCCTTATGTGGCCTACATGAGCAAGTACAAGAACACCATCCGCCTGATCAGCCTGATCCACGACAAGAACAACGGTGAAGTGGTCTGGGAGAACGGTGTCAAGAAAATCAACTATGACGTGGACGACGAGGATTTCGAGTCCATGAAGAAGGGCCTGGCCACCACCTGCAAGGTGTTGTTCGCCAGTGGTGCAAACAAGGTCTACATCCCATCATCGCAGCACCTGGAAATCAACCGCATGGAAGACGTGGATGCGGCTGTTGCCTCACTGAAGAACGAACGGGCCCGCTACCGCTACACGTCGTTCCATCCCCAGGGCACCTGCCGCATGGGAGCAGACCCGAAAAAAAGCGTGGTCAACCCCTACGGCGAAACCCACGACATCAAGAGCCTGTACATCGCCGACGCCAGCCTGCTACCCACATCGATTGGCTACAACCCTTCGGAGACGGTGTACGCATTGGCGCACTACATCAGTGACCATATCGTGAAGGCTTGA
- a CDS encoding methyltransferase: protein MTLQKNASAVSRFAKAMRFGAWLQSIPNKVTPAPFRLVQIGSAYWQSRAIFVAARLDLATVLGTDVLHASELAGRVGVNSDALGRLMRLLAAIGVFEELAPMVFRNNKLSNCLRSDDPQSVRAMILMHNSEPFSRPWFEQLEAGIRGGKPPFQLSHGEELFDYLDHHADFDRIFSEAMDSVEALTGDGFCTDFDWSQFERIIDIGGSRGTKALSILKRHPKLSALIVDRPQVIEEAKRYWATQHIEGVERLHFQAGDLFNTIPVATGPKDIYLLSAVLHGFDDSTCVRGLQSLQAAIESSGACVAILEMVLPETGADIASASFDMQMFVGCRGRERTLSEWKSVIQASGLVLQEVVRLRSLGSILVLRSR from the coding sequence ATGACACTCCAAAAGAACGCGAGTGCAGTGAGCCGATTTGCAAAGGCGATGCGGTTTGGTGCTTGGCTACAGTCAATTCCCAATAAGGTCACGCCAGCACCTTTTCGACTCGTCCAAATTGGCTCGGCCTACTGGCAATCACGAGCAATTTTCGTAGCGGCTCGACTAGATCTGGCCACCGTTCTTGGGACGGACGTCCTGCATGCATCGGAGCTTGCAGGACGGGTTGGCGTCAACAGCGATGCGCTCGGGCGTCTGATGCGACTGCTTGCGGCTATCGGGGTCTTCGAAGAATTGGCTCCCATGGTCTTTCGCAATAACAAGTTGTCCAACTGTCTGCGTAGTGACGACCCTCAAAGTGTGCGGGCAATGATTCTGATGCACAACTCGGAGCCATTTAGTCGCCCCTGGTTCGAGCAGTTGGAAGCTGGGATTCGTGGCGGTAAACCGCCGTTCCAACTTAGCCACGGTGAGGAGTTATTTGATTACCTTGACCATCATGCAGACTTCGACCGCATTTTTTCTGAAGCCATGGACAGTGTTGAGGCTTTGACTGGCGACGGATTTTGCACTGATTTTGATTGGAGTCAATTTGAGCGCATTATTGATATAGGCGGCTCGCGGGGAACCAAGGCGCTCTCCATTTTGAAACGCCATCCCAAGCTATCAGCGTTGATTGTGGACCGACCCCAGGTCATCGAGGAAGCCAAGAGGTACTGGGCAACTCAACACATAGAGGGAGTCGAACGCCTCCACTTCCAGGCTGGTGACCTGTTCAATACGATTCCAGTCGCGACCGGTCCTAAAGACATCTATCTGCTCTCGGCTGTCCTGCATGGCTTTGACGACAGTACCTGCGTACGTGGGCTGCAAAGCCTTCAGGCAGCCATAGAAAGCAGCGGTGCGTGTGTGGCGATACTTGAGATGGTCTTACCGGAAACAGGCGCCGACATCGCCAGCGCTTCCTTTGACATGCAAATGTTCGTTGGGTGTCGAGGACGGGAGAGGACCTTGTCCGAATGGAAATCGGTGATTCAAGCTAGTGGATTGGTGCTCCAAGAAGTCGTGCGGCTTCGGTCGCTCGGAAGTATTTTGGTTCTTCGGTCAAGGTAA
- a CDS encoding TetR/AcrR family transcriptional regulator — protein METSKVTESLRSRLIKAALDCFLADDYHSVTTRRIAECAGANVSMIRYYFGSKEGLYEEMIRESLSPLLDVLDGPLLASTAGFAEFLSLYYRTMSARPEFPKLILKVLALHHGPGRRFIHQLLERGRTRSALKVADLKSQGKMATNIDPDILRLAFVSLAMTPMLLKDIFEEQMERPMDDVFLESLASFNGRLFSAGLAPVLPTCLGEAE, from the coding sequence GTGGAAACTTCCAAAGTTACAGAGTCCCTTCGTAGCCGCTTGATTAAGGCGGCACTTGATTGCTTCCTCGCCGATGACTATCACAGCGTCACGACCCGGCGCATCGCCGAGTGCGCCGGGGCCAACGTGTCGATGATTCGATACTACTTCGGCAGCAAAGAAGGGCTTTACGAGGAGATGATTCGCGAATCCTTAAGTCCACTGCTGGATGTCCTCGATGGGCCGCTCTTGGCCTCCACCGCCGGTTTCGCAGAATTTCTAAGCCTGTACTACAGAACGATGTCGGCGCGCCCAGAGTTTCCCAAGCTAATCTTGAAGGTCTTGGCGCTTCACCATGGCCCTGGGCGACGTTTTATTCATCAACTTCTGGAACGCGGACGCACCCGAAGCGCGCTCAAGGTCGCAGACTTGAAGTCTCAAGGGAAGATGGCGACAAACATCGACCCCGACATCCTGCGCCTAGCCTTCGTCAGTCTTGCGATGACTCCAATGCTACTCAAGGACATTTTCGAAGAACAAATGGAGCGCCCAATGGATGACGTTTTCCTAGAAAGTCTCGCCAGCTTCAATGGGCGCCTATTTTCTGCAGGTCTGGCGCCGGTATTGCCAACTTGCTTAGGAGAAGCGGAATGA
- a CDS encoding DMT family transporter — translation MEHRLAVDKTATLTMVMLCLIWSAQQIALKAVAHDISPVMQIALRSAGASVWVALLMRWRKEADDWSVWRPGTLVAALFAAEFLFAGEALRYTSASHVVVFLYTAPIFAALGLHAKLPSERLDRMQWLGITLAFAGVAASFLSKNTEASRALAGTSLFGDFLALLGGMAWAATTVLIRTTRLSSTSPTQTLLFQLLGAAVILLGAAVLGGHASVHWSMAVVASLLFQTVVVSFISFLTWFWLLRTYLASRLGVFTFMTPVFGVVLGVLVLNEPLDVGFVVGALMVMAGIFVVSAHNLLSNRRTARG, via the coding sequence TTGGAACATCGACTGGCCGTCGACAAGACGGCAACACTCACCATGGTCATGCTGTGCCTCATCTGGAGCGCACAGCAAATCGCACTCAAGGCCGTTGCCCACGACATCAGCCCCGTCATGCAGATTGCACTGCGCTCCGCAGGAGCATCCGTGTGGGTGGCGTTGCTGATGCGCTGGCGCAAGGAAGCCGATGACTGGAGCGTATGGCGCCCCGGTACGCTGGTTGCGGCCCTGTTTGCTGCCGAGTTCCTGTTTGCGGGCGAGGCCTTGCGCTACACCAGTGCATCGCACGTCGTCGTCTTTCTATACACCGCGCCGATTTTTGCGGCGCTGGGTCTGCATGCCAAATTGCCCTCCGAGCGGCTGGACCGCATGCAGTGGCTTGGCATCACGCTGGCATTTGCTGGTGTGGCCGCTTCATTCCTGAGCAAGAACACCGAAGCCAGCCGCGCCCTTGCCGGAACCAGCCTGTTCGGCGACTTTCTTGCGCTCCTGGGTGGCATGGCCTGGGCTGCCACCACCGTGCTCATACGCACCACACGCCTGTCATCGACATCACCCACGCAGACGCTGCTCTTTCAGCTGCTGGGCGCCGCCGTGATCCTGCTGGGCGCTGCGGTGCTGGGCGGCCATGCCAGCGTGCACTGGAGCATGGCCGTAGTAGCCAGCCTGCTATTCCAGACGGTGGTGGTGTCCTTCATCAGCTTCCTGACTTGGTTCTGGCTGCTGCGCACCTACTTGGCTTCACGCCTGGGCGTGTTCACCTTCATGACGCCGGTGTTCGGTGTGGTGCTGGGCGTGCTGGTGTTGAACGAACCCCTGGATGTGGGCTTTGTGGTGGGAGCGCTGATGGTCATGGCTGGTATCTTTGTGGTGAGTGCCCATAACTTGCTGAGTAATAGAAGAACCGCTCGTGGCTGA
- a CDS encoding diguanylate cyclase, protein MKVQQDNRAIARTLLRQLPWLVLVVMLAVTWFTWGHERQSTRKALRFQFDFALRESVSRIEQRVQGYEQMLRGVQSLFATTSWNNRTAMHNYVDALQLDANFSGVQTIGMIDWSPHKTKVQLDDDWSDPVRREAMERARDSGIAAISGNVQLKTQGNLASPGFIMYLPVYASGMPHESLQQRRDHLVGWVYAAFQMSDFMASLYGSQSPGLMVAIYDGTDVRDSALLYQSDNGNANGDGPSAETLQSIEYMVLAGHNWTLLLRSKDSFESNFGRSMATGIAVGGAILGLVMALLAWQLIHGREMALRFASSMTEELRHMAQHDPLTGLPNRALFNDRLHQELARAKRQNGRFAMVFLDLDQFKPINDNYGHAIGDQILKEVAKRLQKCVRAADTVGRIGGDEFVVLLAHLSETDHVLELADKFRLALKAPFMVNGQPLALSCSVGVAVYPDNGTDAIALVKNADEAMYRAKDAGRDCVKQT, encoded by the coding sequence ATGAAGGTACAACAAGACAATCGCGCCATCGCACGCACGCTGTTGCGGCAATTGCCCTGGCTCGTGTTGGTCGTCATGCTCGCCGTCACCTGGTTTACTTGGGGCCATGAACGGCAAAGCACGCGCAAGGCGCTGCGCTTCCAGTTTGACTTTGCCCTGCGTGAGTCGGTGAGCCGCATCGAGCAGCGCGTCCAGGGGTATGAGCAGATGCTGCGCGGCGTGCAGTCCCTGTTTGCCACCACGTCATGGAACAACCGCACCGCCATGCACAACTACGTTGATGCGCTGCAGCTGGATGCCAACTTTTCCGGTGTCCAGACCATTGGCATGATCGACTGGAGCCCGCATAAGACCAAAGTTCAGCTCGACGATGACTGGTCCGATCCGGTGCGTCGCGAAGCCATGGAGCGGGCGCGGGACTCCGGCATCGCCGCCATTTCCGGCAACGTCCAGTTGAAAACGCAGGGCAACCTGGCCTCCCCCGGATTCATCATGTACCTGCCGGTCTACGCGTCAGGCATGCCGCACGAGAGTCTGCAACAGCGCCGTGACCATCTGGTGGGCTGGGTGTATGCGGCCTTCCAGATGAGCGACTTCATGGCCAGCCTGTATGGAAGCCAGTCGCCGGGGTTGATGGTTGCGATCTATGACGGCACGGATGTCCGGGACAGCGCCTTGCTGTACCAGTCCGACAACGGCAATGCCAATGGCGATGGACCATCAGCCGAGACCCTGCAGTCCATCGAATACATGGTGCTGGCGGGCCACAACTGGACGCTGTTGCTTCGTAGCAAGGATTCATTCGAGTCCAACTTCGGTCGCAGCATGGCCACCGGCATTGCCGTGGGCGGTGCCATTCTGGGCCTGGTGATGGCTCTTCTTGCCTGGCAGCTCATCCACGGCAGGGAGATGGCCCTGCGCTTTGCCTCCTCCATGACCGAGGAACTGCGCCACATGGCGCAGCACGATCCGTTGACCGGGCTTCCCAACCGGGCGCTGTTCAATGACCGTCTGCACCAGGAACTGGCACGTGCCAAGCGACAGAACGGCCGGTTCGCCATGGTCTTTCTGGATCTGGACCAGTTCAAACCGATCAATGACAACTACGGCCATGCCATCGGCGACCAGATCCTGAAAGAGGTGGCCAAGCGCCTGCAGAAGTGCGTGCGTGCGGCGGACACGGTGGGGCGCATCGGCGGTGACGAGTTTGTCGTCCTGCTGGCTCACCTCAGCGAGACAGATCACGTCCTGGAGTTGGCCGACAAATTCAGACTCGCCCTGAAGGCCCCCTTCATGGTCAACGGCCAGCCGCTGGCACTTTCCTGCTCCGTCGGCGTTGCGGTCTACCCTGACAATGGCACCGATGCCATTGCGCTGGTCAAGAACGCCGACGAGGCCATGTACCGCGCCAAAGACGCGGGGCGGGACTGCGTGAAGCAGACCTGA
- a CDS encoding transporter substrate-binding domain-containing protein yields MTVRSVIAALVAFTSLGLSSASAVVCSRTYTLALHDHGLLYSADTDTGIDKDVADELIRRSGCKVIVSLMPRARIWQLIESGALDFSLSGITNDERDKFADFAWYFSNKYYLLARNDAGIRNLASFEKNDNLQLGVIRSFRYSESANRFVDKLQEANRVRQAGGLAPLYQALMQGQIQGMIIEPFDFPALEEKKIREMSSILEFKDPAVPHGLIMSRKAFSPAELEQWRAIINEMRRDGTVGRIFEKYFKPELAATLVNF; encoded by the coding sequence ATGACCGTTCGTTCAGTGATTGCCGCCCTGGTTGCGTTCACCTCCCTGGGCCTCTCCAGCGCCAGCGCCGTCGTTTGCTCACGCACGTACACCCTGGCACTGCACGATCACGGGCTGCTGTACTCCGCCGATACCGATACCGGAATCGACAAGGATGTGGCCGACGAGCTGATCCGCCGCAGCGGATGCAAGGTCATCGTGAGCCTGATGCCACGCGCACGCATCTGGCAGCTCATAGAGTCCGGCGCCCTGGATTTCAGTCTTTCGGGCATTACCAACGACGAGCGGGACAAATTTGCCGATTTCGCCTGGTACTTCAGCAACAAGTACTACCTTCTGGCGCGCAACGATGCCGGAATCCGCAATCTCGCCAGTTTTGAGAAAAATGACAACCTGCAACTGGGCGTGATCCGGAGCTTCCGTTACAGCGAATCAGCCAACCGTTTTGTGGACAAGCTGCAGGAGGCCAACCGCGTCAGGCAGGCCGGTGGTTTGGCCCCGCTGTACCAGGCACTCATGCAGGGGCAAATCCAGGGCATGATCATTGAGCCATTCGATTTCCCGGCGCTGGAGGAAAAGAAGATCCGCGAGATGAGCAGCATCCTGGAGTTCAAGGACCCGGCCGTGCCGCATGGACTGATCATGTCCAGGAAGGCGTTCTCACCTGCCGAGCTGGAGCAGTGGCGCGCCATCATCAACGAGATGCGCAGGGATGGTACCGTCGGTCGCATATTCGAGAAATACTTCAAGCCGGAATTGGCTGCCACGCTGGTGAACTTCTAG
- a CDS encoding GGDEF domain-containing protein: MNQKQTLKRPGAPLPAKSLTQVLKDSEHVGGMIKESAAELASVNSVLNDNLSNGKQLPGVEKALEKSEAVELKVQEASEKLAQVNLSLERGVHERQRLEQDLADIGEHHKQSLHSSLHDALTGLPNRVLFYDRLEHGMEQAKRHGWSLSVMFLDIDKFKSINDSHGHAVGDAILLTIAKRLAETTRTDDTISRHGGDEFLYLLMEMGEEKDAAIVAKKILQAVQIPCVVGDTRIEVNTSIGIAIYPQDGSSVEALIHSADAAMYRAKQSRSGYAFANGNPPLPSNPPAALAQP; this comes from the coding sequence ATGAACCAGAAACAGACACTCAAGCGACCTGGCGCGCCCCTGCCAGCCAAGTCATTGACCCAAGTGTTGAAAGACAGCGAGCACGTTGGCGGCATGATCAAGGAGTCCGCAGCCGAGCTCGCGTCGGTCAACTCGGTCCTCAATGACAACCTTTCCAACGGCAAACAGCTCCCCGGGGTCGAAAAAGCGCTGGAGAAAAGCGAAGCCGTTGAACTCAAGGTGCAGGAGGCGTCCGAGAAGCTGGCACAGGTGAACCTGAGTCTGGAAAGAGGGGTTCACGAACGACAAAGGCTGGAGCAGGATCTGGCTGACATCGGGGAGCACCACAAGCAGTCCCTTCACTCCTCGCTACACGATGCGCTCACAGGCCTGCCCAATCGTGTGCTCTTCTATGACCGACTGGAACATGGCATGGAGCAAGCCAAACGGCACGGCTGGAGCCTGTCCGTGATGTTCCTGGACATTGACAAGTTCAAGTCCATCAATGACTCGCATGGCCACGCGGTCGGAGATGCCATCCTTCTGACCATTGCCAAACGCCTGGCAGAAACCACCCGCACTGACGACACGATCAGCCGGCACGGCGGTGACGAATTCCTGTACCTGCTCATGGAAATGGGTGAAGAGAAGGACGCAGCCATCGTGGCAAAGAAAATACTGCAGGCAGTCCAGATTCCCTGCGTGGTGGGTGATACCCGGATTGAGGTCAACACCAGCATCGGAATCGCCATCTACCCACAGGATGGCAGTAGCGTGGAAGCGCTGATCCATAGCGCCGATGCCGCCATGTACCGTGCCAAGCAAAGCAGGTCGGGCTACGCATTTGCAAACGGCAACCCGCCACTGCCTTCGAATCCGCCAGCCGCCCTCGCACAACCGTGA